AGAAAGAATTGTTTGCTCACTTGCATGAACACACGGAATGTAAATTTTGTGATGAGAAGTTTCACGACCTCCCAAACTGGATAAATCACAATCGCCGTAAACATGCAAATATGTTGTACACGTGTGATCAATGCGATCACATATCTCTTAGTCTTAAGCTTTTGGATCGCCATAAACGTATGAAACACTATAAAGACAAGCCCGATCGAACTGAGCATCGTTTTACAATGTATAGTATCAACGATGCATTCTTTCATCAATGTCCGCAATGTACATCGCAATTCACTACAGCAGACTTTCTGCATCAACACAACGAAGAAGTCCACAATCACCCTCAGAGCGGAAAACAGAAACAACTCACAGTTACTCGAAGATCGAGAGAAGAAAGAGAGAAGTTTACCCTCCGATATAGTTGTGATGTTTGTGGTAAGATGTATCGATTCAAGAACTCGTTGTGGTCCCATAAACACAAGGAACACAATATGCCAAAACAAATGTCCATATGTGACGTATGTGGTCTAAATTTCAAACATCAATCCTATTTAAAGGCGCATATAGCAAAAAAGCATGCAACTGAACTACCATTCCAGTGCAAGAGTTGCCCGAAAGCATATTCTCAAGCGTTTCTCCTAAAAGAACACGCTAAATCTCACTGCGCGGAGAAAACATACGGATGTCCGCATTGTCATTATCGAGCGAAACAATCGCATGCCCTGAAAGATCATGTACGCAGGTTGCATACATCTGATCGTCCGTTCAAGTGTTCCAAGTGCGATAAAGGATTTATAAACAGGAATGATCTACGCAAACATATGCCCACTCACAATAAGACAATGCCGTTTCAGTGTGAACATTGTGAACAAATATTCCGACGAAGGATGGATGTTAAGCGGCATTTTGCTAGAGTTCATGTTGTGTCCAGGAATATCAAAAAGGATACCCGAGCGAGAACAGATGAGGACTCTGATTTGGATAAGAACATGAAACTTCAAGACGATGAGACAGAAATCATG
The Toxorhynchites rutilus septentrionalis strain SRP chromosome 2, ASM2978413v1, whole genome shotgun sequence genome window above contains:
- the LOC129770962 gene encoding zinc finger protein draculin-like, whose product is MEHKSSDSERDRIYLQYAELVKEFIAEPEGKDTEILFDICAECVPRLRNYSISKKQRPLVLRFAVSLIIAKHNRDIRPLVDLVIDDAEPLQKCLKTLIEKIVTLERLFEEGKDHSTNLDDTRNDSEHEETSKLEDISEVNSNLETPEASSYRRKKDSKYIFKNGVKYKPCILVGCNVDYEVGNRTAYLEHEKVFHRYACKLCGRVLASRTSFRNHILLHDGEKAKVKCEFCDRTFTTKGSMMVHVRDVHDNSGVHFDCQYCGSGFTEQKELFAHLHEHTECKFCDEKFHDLPNWINHNRRKHANMLYTCDQCDHISLSLKLLDRHKRMKHYKDKPDRTEHRFTMYSINDAFFHQCPQCTSQFTTADFLHQHNEEVHNHPQSGKQKQLTVTRRSREEREKFTLRYSCDVCGKMYRFKNSLWSHKHKEHNMPKQMSICDVCGLNFKHQSYLKAHIAKKHATELPFQCKSCPKAYSQAFLLKEHAKSHCAEKTYGCPHCHYRAKQSHALKDHVRRLHTSDRPFKCSKCDKGFINRNDLRKHMPTHNKTMPFQCEHCEQIFRRRMDVKRHFARVHVVSRNIKKDTRARTDEDSDLDKNMKLQDDETEIMPEATEFLPMKSNATISKT